One segment of Sesamum indicum cultivar Zhongzhi No. 13 linkage group LG4, S_indicum_v1.0, whole genome shotgun sequence DNA contains the following:
- the LOC105160371 gene encoding glutamate synthase 1 [NADH], chloroplastic isoform X2, whose product MPDWILWVHSRFSTNTFPSWDRAQPMRVLGHNGEINTLRGNVNWMRAREGLLKCKELGLSKTEMKKLLPIVDASSSDSGAFDGVLELLVRAGRSLPEAVMMMIPEAWQNDKNMDPNRKALYEYFSALMEPWDGPALISFTDGRYLGATLDRNGLRPGRFYITHSGRVIMASEVGVVDIPPEDVSRKGRLNPGMMLLVDFEKHIVVDDEALKQQYSLARPYGEWLKRQKFQLKDIVESVQESDRSPPPVAGVLPASPEDENMESMGIHGLLSPLKAFGYTVESLEMLLLPMAKDGIEALGSMGNDAPLAVMSNREKLTFEYFKQMFAQVTNPPIDPIREKIVTSMECMIGPEGDLTETTEEQCHRLSLKGPLLSIEEMEAMKKMNYRGWRSKVLDITYSKGRGRKGLEETLDRICNEAHNAIKEGYTTLVLSDRAFSSKRVAVSSLLAIGAVHHHLVKKLERTRVALIVESAEPREVHHFCTLVGFGADAICPYLAIEAIWRLQVDGKIPPKATGEFHTKEELVKKYFKASNYGMMKVLAKMGISTLASYKGAQIFEAVGLSSEVMERCFSGTPSRVEGATFEALAHDALQLHELAFPTRATPPGSAEAVALPNPGEYHWRKGGEIHLNDPLAIAKLQEAARSNSVAAYKEYSKRVQELNKSCNLRGLLKFKEAEVKVPLEEVEPASEIVKRFCTGAMSYGSISLEAHTTLAIAMNKIGGKSNTGEGGEQPSRMEPLPDGSRNPKRSSIKQVASGRFGVSSYYLTNADELQIKMAQGAKPGEGGELPGHKVIGDIAVTRNSTAGVGLISPPPHHDIYSIEDLAQLIHDLKNANPGARISVKLVSEAGVGVIASGVVKGHADHVLISGHDGGTGAARWTGIKSAGLPWELGLAETHQTLVANDLRGRTVLQTDGQLKTGRDVAIAALLGAEEFGFSTAPLITLGCIMMRKCHKNTCPVGIATQDPVLREKFAGEPEHVINFFFMLAEEVREIMSQLGFRTLNEMVGRSDMLELDKDLVKNNEKLKNIDLSLLLRPAADIRPDAAQYCVQKQDHGLDMALDNKLISLAKPALDRSLPVYIESPICNVNRAVGTMLSHEVTKRYHLAGLPSDTIHIKLNGSAGQSLGAFLCPGITLELEGDSNDYVGKGLSGGRIIVYPPQGSKFDPKENIVIGNVALYGATTGEAYFNGMAAERFAVRNSGAKAVVEGVGDHGCEYMTGGTVVVLGKTGRNFAAGMSGGIAYVLDIDSAFRSRCNLELVDLDPVEDDDDILTLRMMIQQHQRHTGSQLAKDVLAEFDSLLPKFIKVFPRDYKRILASKKAEEISKVAAENAAKEDEVQEEAELMEKDAFEELKKLAATSANAKPSQVEQQKSLKRPTRVPDAIKHRGFVAYEREGISYRDPNVRVNDWNEVMEELKPGPLLKTQSARCMDCGTPFCHQENSGCPLGNKIPEFNELVYQNRWREALDRLLETNNFPEFTGRVCPAPCEGSCVLGIIENPVSIKSIECSIIDKAFEEGWMVPRPPLKRTGKRVAIVGSGPSGLAAADQLNKMGHSVTVFERADRIGGLMMYGVPNMKADKIDIVQRRVDLMEKEGVNFVVNANVGKDPSYSLDRLREEHDAIVLAVGATKPRDLPVPGRDLSGVHFAMEFLHANTKSLLDSKLQDGNYISAKGKKVVVIGGGDTGTDCIGTSIRHGCSSVVNLELLPEPPRTRAPGNPWPQWPRVFRVDYGHQEAATKFGRDPRSYQVLTKRFIGDENGVVKGLEVVHVNWEKDASGRFQFKEVEGSEEIIGADLVLLAMGFLGPEETLAEKLGLERDNRSNFKAEYGRFSTNVEGVFAAGDCRRGQSLVVWAISEGRQAAAQVDKYLSDATVASEGDEEFVKRQQDSNRQRVMT is encoded by the exons GTACATTCTAGATTCTCAACGAACACATTTCCTAGTTGGGATCGAGCGCAGCCCATGCGTGTCCTTGGGCACAATGGAGAGATTAACACACTTAGAGGCAACGTGAATTG GATGAGGGCTCGTGAAGGTCTCCTAAAATGCAAGGAGCTTGGCCTGTCAAAAACAGAGATGAAGAAGCTTCTGCCGATTGTAGATGCCAGCTCATCAGATTCAG GTGCATTTGATGGGGTACTTGAGCTTTTGGTTCGAGCTGGTAGAAGTCTTCCTGAAGCTGTTATGATGATGATTCCAGAAGCCTGGCAAAATGACAAGAATATGGATCCTAACCGGAAGGCTCTATATGAATATTTCTCAGCTCTAATGGAACCATGGGATGGCCCTGCTCTTATATCAT TTACTGATGGAAGGTATCTTGGAGCTACATTGGATCGAAATGGGCTGCGTCCAGGTCGCTTTTACATAACACACAGTGGCAGAGTTATCATGGCAAGTGAAGTTGGAGTTGTCGATATTCCCCCAGAAGATGTATCCAGAAAAGGAAGACTTAATCCTGGTATGATGCTGCTAGTGGACTTTGAGAAGCATATTGTTGTAGACGATGAAGCCTTGAAGCAACAATACTCGCTTGCTAGACCTTATGGAGAGTGGCTGAAAAGGCAAAAGTTTCAGTTGAAAGACATAGTTGAATCTGTTCAGGAATCTGACAGGAGTCCTCCTCCCGTAGCTGGTGTTTTACCG GCATCTCCTGAGGATGAAAACATGGAAAGCATGGGAATTCATGGTTTGTTGTCACCATTAAAGGCCTTTGG TTATACTGTTGAATCCCTGGAGATGCTGTTATTACCTATGGCTAAAGATGGCATTGAGGCCCTTGGTTCGATGGGGAATGATGCTCCATTGGCAGTGATGTCTAACAGGGAGAAACTTACGTTTGAATATTTCAAGCAGATGTTTGCTCAGGTCACAAACCCTCCGATTGATCCTATTCGGGAGAAGATTGTTACCTCAATGGAGTGCATGATTGGTCCAGAAGGTGATCTTACAGAGACCACAGAAGAGCAATGTCATCGCTTGTCACTGAAAGGTCCTCTGCTATCCATTGAGGAAATGGAAGCAATGAAAAAGATGAACTACAGAGGCTGGAGAAGCAAAGTTCTTGACATTACATACTCCAAGGGACGTGGTAGGAAAGGCTTGGAAGAGACTTTAGACAGAATATGTAATGAAGCGCATAATGCAATCAAGGAGGGTTATACAACACTAGTGCTTTCTGACAGAG CTTTCTCATCTAAGCGTGTCGCTGTCAGCTCCCTCTTGGCAATTGGTGCTGTACATCATCATCTAGTAAAGAAGCTTGAGCGAACCCGTGTTGCACTGATTGTCGAATCTGCTGAGCCCCGTGAAGTGCACCATTTTTGTACACTTGTAGGCTTTGGTGCTGATGCAATCTGCCCTTATTTGGCTATAGAAGCCATTTGGAGATTACAGGTTGATGGAAAAATTCCTCCCAAAGCAACTGGTGAATTCCACACCAAGGAGGAGCTTGTAAAGAAATACTTTAAAGCTAGCAACTATGGCATGATGAAGGTCCTTGCCAAAATGGGTATATCAACTTTGGCCTCATATAAGGGTGCTCAGATCTTTGAGGCAGTGGGCCTCTCGTCGGAGGTAATGGAACGATGCTTCTCAGGAACCCCAAGCAGAGTGGAGGGTGCCACTTTTGAAGCACTTGCACATGATGCACTTCAGTTGCATGAGCTAGCTTTTCCAACACGTGCAACACCACCTGGCAGTGCTGAGGCTGTAGCACTTCCTAATCCAGGAGAATATCACTGGAGGAAAGGTGGTGAAATTCACCTAAATGACCCCCTTGCTATTGCAAAGTTGCAAGAAGCTGCCCGATCCAACAGTGTTGCTGCCTACAAAGAATACTCTAAACGAGTCCAGGAACTGAACAAGTCCTGTAATTTGAGGGGTCTTCTGAAATTTAAAGAGGCTGAAGTAAAGGTTCCTCTGGAAGAGGTTGAACCCGCGAGTGAGATTGTAAAACGTTTTTGTACTGGAGCAATGAGCTATGGATCAATATCATTGGAGGCACATACTACACTTGCAATTGCAATGAACAAGATTGGTGGAAAGTCAAATACTG GTGAGGGAGGTGAACAACCTTCTCGCATGGAACCTCTTCCAGATGGTTCAAGAAATCCAAAGAGGAGTTCTATTAAGCAGGTCGCCAGTGGAAGATTTGGAGTTTCTAGTTATTACCTTACAAACGCGGATGAGTTACAGATAAAAATGGCTCAG GGAGCAAAACCTGGTGAAGGGGGTGAACTTCCGGGGCATAAGGTCATTGGTGACATTGCTGTGACCAGGAATTCAACAGCTGGGGTAGGACTCATCAGTCCTCCTCCTCATCATGACATCTATTCGATTGAAGATCTTGCACAATTGATTCATGACCTTAAG AATGCAAATCCCGGTGCTCGTATAAGCGTTAAGTTGGTTTCTGAAGCTGGTGTTGGAGTGATTGCCAGTGGGGTTGTTAAGGGTCATGCTGATCATGTCTTGATCTCTGGTCATGATGGAGGCACGGGAGCTGCAAGATGGACTGGAATCAAAAGTGCTGGTCTTCCATGGGAGCTTGGTCTTGCAGAGACCCACCAAACATTAGTTGCTAATGATCTTCGTGGTCGAACTGTTCTGCAAACAGATGGCCAACTAAAAACTGGAAGAGATGTGGCTATTGCAGCTCTTCTTGGTGCAGAGGAGTTTGGATTTAGCACTGCCCCTCTGATAACATTGGGCTGCATCATGATGCGGAAGTGCCATAAAAACACTTGCCCTGTTGGTATTGCCACTCAAGATCCAGTTCTTAGGGAAAAGTTTGCTGGTGAACCAGAACATGTCATCAACTTCTTCTTCATGTTGGCAGAAGAGGTAAGGGAGATCATGTCTCAGCTTGGATTCCGAACACTCAATGAAATGGTGGGCCGTTCTGACATGCTTGAACTCGATAAAGATCTGGTCAAGAACAATGAGAAGCTTAAGAACATTGATTTGTCTTTGTTACTTCGACCAGCTGCTGATATCAGACCAGATGCTGCTCAGTATTGTGTGCAAAAACAGGATCATGGGTTGGACATGGCTTTGGATAACAAACTTATATCTTTAGCCAAGCCTGCCTTGGACAGAAGTCTACCTGTGTATATCGAGTCACCCATTTGCAATGTAAACCGAGCAGTTGGAACCATGCTAAGCCACGAAGTGACGAAGCGCTACCATTTGGCGGGACTTCCTTCGGATACAATTCATATCAAACTAAATGGAAGTGCGGGCCAGAGCCTTGGAGCTTTTCTGTGTCCTGGCATCACACTGGAGCTTGAAGGTGACAGCAATGATTATGTTGGGAAAGGCTTGTCAGGTGGGAGAATTATTGTTTATCCTCCTCAAGGAAGCAAATTTGATCCGAAGGAGAACATTGTCATTGGAAATGTAGCGCTTTATGGGGCCACAACTGGAGAGGCTTATTTTAATGGGATGGCGGCAGAAAGATTCGCCGTTCGCAATTCTGGGGCTAAAGCAGTAGTGGAAGGTGTGGGTGACCATGGGTGTGAGTACATGACTGGTGGAACTGTTGTAGTGCTGGGCAAGACTGGAAGAAACTTTGCTGCTGGCATGAGCGGGGGGATTGCATACGTTCTCGATATTGATTCTGCTTTCCGATCCCGATGCAATCTGGAGTTGGTAGATCTTGATCCTGttgaggatgatgatgatattcTGACTCTTAGAATGATGATACAACAGCATCAGCGCCACACAGGCAGCCAGTTAGCTAAGGATGTGCTTGCTGAATTTGACTCTCTCTTACCTAAATTTATCAAGGTCTTCCCTCGTGACTATAAACGCATTCTTGCAAGTAAGAAAGCAGAGGAAATTTCAAAAGTGGCCGCTGAAAATGCTGCCAAGGAAGATGAGGTGCAAGAAGAGGCAGAGTTGATGGAGAAAGATGCTTTTGAAGAGCTTAAGAAGCTTGCAGCTACATCTGCCAATGCAAAACCCAGTCAG GTTGAACAACAAAAATCATTGAAGAGACCAACACGGGTGCCTGATGCTATCAAGCATCGGGGTTTTGTTGCTTATGAGCGAGAGGGGATTTCATATAGGGATCCAAATGTTCGAGTGAATGACTGGAATGAAGTCATGGAAGAGTTAAAGCCTGGACCATTGTTGAAAACTCAATCTGCTCGCTGTATGGATTGTGGTACTCCCTTTTGCCATCAG GAGAACTCTGGATGCCCTCTTGGGAATAAGATACctgaatttaatgaattggTGTACCAAAATAGATGGCGTGAAGCATTAGACAGGCTTCTGGAGACCAACAACTTCCCAGAGTTCACAGGTCGTGTATGCCCTGCACCTTGTGAAGGGTCTTGTGTACTTGGTATCATAGAAAATCCTGTTTCTATCAAAAGTATAGAGTGTTCCATCATAGATAAAGCTTTTGAGGAGGGATGGATGGTGCCACGACCTCCTTTGAAGAGAACTGG aaaaagaGTTGCTATTGTTGGAAGCGGGCCTTCTGGTTTAGCTGCTGCTGATCAGTTAAATAAGATGGGTCACTCTGTGACGGTATTCGAGCGTGCTGACAGAATTGGTGGTCTAATGATGTATGGAGTGCCGAACATGAAGGCTGACAAAATAGATATAGTCCAGAGACGGGTTGACCTCATGGAAAAGGAAGGTGTCAACTTTGTCGTTAATGCTAATGTTGGAAAAGACCCTTCATACTCCCTAGATCGGCTTCGTGAGGAGCATGATGCCATTGTTTTGGCTGTAGGAGCCACAAAACCAAG GGACCTTCCTGTTCCTGGACGAGACCTTTCTGGTGTGCATTTTGCAATGGAGTTTCTTCATGCAAACACAAAAAGCTTACTAGATAGCAAACTTCAGGACGGAAACTATATCTCTGCTAAGGGCAAGAAAGTGGTGGTGATTGGTGGAGGTGATACTGGCACAGACTGTATTGGGACATCTATTAGACATGGATGCAGTAGTGTTGTAAATCTAGAGCTTCTCCCCGAGCCACCACGTACCAGGGCTCCAGGCAACCCTTGGCCTCAG TGGCCCCGCGTATTCCGCGTAGATTATGGACATCAGGAAGCTGCTACCAAGTTCGGTAGAGATCCGAGGTCGTACCAAGTGTTGACAAAACGCTTTATAGGAGATGAGAATGGAGTGGTGAAAGGACTTGAGGTCGTGCACGTCAACTGGGAGAAGGATGCAAGTGGAAGATTTCAATTTAAGGAAGTCGAAGGTTCAGAGGAGATTATTGGAGCCGATTTGGTGTTGCTGGCCATGGGATTCCTTGGCCCTGAAGAG ACGCTTGCTGAGAAACTGGGATTGGAACGAGACAACCGATCAAACTTTAAAGCCGAATATGGCCGCTTCTCAACCAATGTCGAAGGGGTCTTTGCAGCTGGGGACTGCCGACGTGGACAATCTCTAGTGGTGTGGGCAATCTCTGAAGGCAGACAAGCAGCTGCCCAAGTTGATAAATATCTCAGTGATGCCACTGTTGCTAGCGAAGGAGATGAAGAATTTGTAAAGAGGCAACAAGACAGCAACAGACAAAGGGTAATGACATAG